The stretch of DNA CGAATGGCAGGGGCTTTCCCGTTGTTTTCGAATTTGCTTAGCGTTGCCTGGGTACAAATTCCCGCTGATAATGCTTTTTGCGATAAGCCTAAAGCCTTCCGGCGGGCGATGAATAGTTCAATGTTCAAGTGACTGACCCCCCTTAAAGGTTATCGCATTAACTTTAGCAGACTTAGCCCCGCACGACAAGTTAAGTTCTGGATAGCAAGGCTTATCTACCGGCATTGGTATCGCCACCAAAATTTTTATTTACAAATTGGGTACTTTGGTTAGTGGTCATAATCGAGCTATTTTAAATGTTGGCTAAAAAAGATTGATAACGACTCAGAAAAGTGCGAGCCGTTATCAATCTTTTTTTTGAAATCAGCTAACTGTCAGGAAAGCTGACCATAGCCGAAGTGAGTTATTAATTGTCCGTCTCCGTGGACCAGCACGTTCGCTGTGGGGCAGACCTGCAGCCAAAGACCGGTCTACAGGGCGCTTTTAAGCCGAAACCCGCGTCTTAAAAGTCGGCCAAACACTAACCTGGGAAAGCCGCCCAGCTAAGTGTTTCGACACGGCAAACGAGCTAGTCCACTCCGAAGTTAAACAGGAATTTAACAAAAGAACATTGATAAATCCCTGTTTAACGAAAAATCAATTGTTATTAAGAATCACAGATTAGCGCAGGGCGGGCTGGATGATGCTCAGTGGTGAAATTTCTCTTTGCTGGTGAATTTCCAGCTTAGAGAAAGCCCGGCTTGTGAGACCGACCTTTGGCTCACAAACGTGGCCACCACGTTCCAGCATCAGTCCAGACCAACCGGAGCGGCAAGTTAAGTGGGCACTGAACGTTACAAAAATATTAGCGTGATTCAAACACAAACAGTAATGCGTTACTTAGCCATGTAAGCTTCTTTGAAGTTGTAGTTGATGCCGGCAGTGTTGTAGACCAAGCCTTTCAACTTAGGATTGACCATTTGTGCAACGACATTTTGTGACAATGGTGCGACACCTTGATCAGTACCAATTTCTTTTTCAGCCTTTGCTAAAGCCGCCCAACGTGCTTTGGTGCTCGTGGTACTGTTGGCAGTGTTGATGGCTTCATCGTAGGACTTATTAGTCCATTTACCGAAATTGTAATCGTTGGTCGAGGTCATGATACCTAAATCAGAGATTGGGTCAGCGAAATCCGCTTGCCAAGCTGAGATGACCAATTCGAAATTACCAGCGACTTCACGAGCAATCCGGGTCTTATAAGGAACGGTGACACTTTTGACAGTTAATCCGGGGAGCTCTTTTTCCAATTGGCCTTGAAGATATTCAGATAAAGCTTTCATCTGATCCGTGTCGTCATGGGTCAAAGTTAAGGTCAGTTTCTTTTTGCCAACTTCTGCTAAACCAGCTTTCCAAAGCTTTTTAGCCTTAGTTGGATTGTAGCTGACAGCACTGGCGACTTTGTTTTCTGTGGCGAAGTCTTTACCCGTCGTGGGATCGTTGGCAAGTCCAGCCGTGACGAAACCTTGTGGTGTGACTGAACCATCGCCGAGCACGTTGTTGACGAGCTGCTTCCGATTCAGTGTTAACGACATCGCTTGCCGGAGTTTCTTGTTGCTTAATTCTTTGACTTTCTTTTGGTTAAGTTCCAAATAGTTTAAGCGTGATGACTTGCGGATCACAAGCTTTTTATTGTGTTTCTCGTTTTTGACTTGTTGGCCAGATAGGGTCGCCATGTCAAGCTTGCCACTTTGGAATAAATTGAACCCGGTCGTGGTAGATTTGACGACTTGATCGTGAATCTTGGTCAAGTGGACGTGGGTTTTGTCCCAGTATTGGTTGTTCTTAACTAAGGTCCAAGTTGAATTAGTTCCTTGCCAGCCCGTCATTTTAAATGGCCCATTATAGACCATCTTACTGGAGCTCGTGCCGTATTGCTTACCATATTTTTCTACGGCGTGTTGATTTTGCGGGAAGAAGACTACGAAGCCCATCAGGAGCTTGAAATATTGGATAGGTTTTTCGAGGGTTACGGTTAGCTTATATTTACCATCAGCCTTGATGCCTAAGCTGCTTGCTTTGGCCTTCCCATTAGTGATCTTATCGGCGTTCTTGATTCCTGAATACAGATAGGCATACTGTGAGGCCGTCTTAGGATTAACGGTGCGTCGCCAACCATAAACAAAATCGTTAGCGGTAACTTGATCACCGTTACTCCATTTGGCATTCTTGCGTAGCGTGAAAGTATAAGTCTTTTTATCTTTGGAGACTTTCGTGCTAGTCGCAATACCGGGAGTGACTTTACTGTTGTTTCCTAAGCGATAGAGGCCTTCTTGCGAGTTGTTGATCATCGTGCCACTGATGACATCAACGGCGAGAGACGGGTCTAACGTGGAGAGATCTTGACCATTTTCGGACCAATTTAAAACCTGTGATTTTGCTAAATCGCCACTCGTTGAACTGGTAGCAGAACTTGATTTGGTGCCGCAACCTGTGAGTAGAAAGCCGGCTGTGGCAGTAACGGCAACGGCCGTTGAAACTAATTTCCATTTCATCTATGTATGCCCCTTTTTGATATGAGCTGCCGTTACGTGAAGGAAACGACAAGTTCATTGATTTATGATATGTTAATGAGAATACATTAAAAACAAATTAAAATCAACATTAAAATTTTCACATTTTATTCAAAAAGGCACTCAAAAACGCTCGGAAAGGACAAATCCGGGCGTTTTAGTATAATATCAGTAACACAATTAAGCCCAATATATTCATAAAAATCAGCCAAGTGACTTATCGTCTAACGACTCAAAGGTACTTGGCTGATTTTCGTGAATATATTGGGACGATAAATAATGAACAAGGGCTTAGAATACACATGACAAGTATATGAAACAACGCTCAAGTGCCGAAACCTTGTTAAAACGCCACCTGTGTAAGATTGAGGCAGTGTTTTCACAACTATGCTGGTTATTTAGTATAGAGCCTGAAAATTCCGTCCTCTAAAGGGATTTTCTCCGTAGCACATCACCCCTTAGGCTGATTATGCTCAAAACATGTTAAACCAAAATCTTTTGCATCAGAACCTTTTCTATATTCTTTGACGATGATAGGTTTCACTTAACGATAGGTGGTAGTTATAAATAGCCTGAAAAACTCTAAAATCAGGAAACTTCAATTTTTGTAAAGTACGTAAAAATTCATAACATTCTGTTCGTGCATGATTTAAATCGTAATCAAAATAAAGATTAAATAGCAAATCACTAAACTTTAGTGTCAGTACTGCGGTAAAGTCTGTCAATTCAATAACAAAAGTATGACTTAATTTCAAATAGTTATTTATAAAATTATACTTCTTATTTGTTAACTGAATTTGCAAATAATTTAAAATTATACTTCCCATATTTTGATCAATTTCCACTTTAGAATCAACCAAATTTTTATATTTTGAATAAGCTTTAACAGCTCGATTCATACACAAATCTAAATTAAAATTTTCTAATCTAAAAATAAAGATTCCATCAACAAATTCTCTAAACTCAATAAGCGACCATTCAGAAGATTCAAGCAAATGTATCTTCAATGGATACGTTGGCTCTAATTGCATATTTAGAGGATTATTTCCGTGCACATATATTTTTACATATGCTAGTGCTGAGATCATTTGACTATCCAGAGAATCCTCCAAATGATACTGCTCATATATGCACTTCAATTCAGAAAAATTGTTTGACGAAGACGCATTGTCGATGTCACGCAACATCTTTTTGAACTTATATTCATTATTTCTATAGTGGATATATTCAAACTCATTTGGAGAAACGTTTAGCCTTTTTAAAATTTCGAAAAATTTACTAGTCTCAATACCTGAAAGTCCATTCTCAAATCGAGATGCAAAGTTTCGTGAAATTATTCCAGTATAAACCATACTTTGTGTTAATTTCCGTTGTTTACGAATTAATCGGATGCTTTCCCCAATTTTTTTCAAATAACCACACTCCCCTTAAGTAACAGCATTTATGCTATATAACGTAACCTTTATGCAACAAAATAACAAATGGATTAAAAATTAGAGTGATAAATTTAATTTAGCAAAGGAGGCAGACATGTTAAGAAATATTTCGCTAATTTCAGCAACCAATATTCTATTTAATCTATCTGTAACAACACTTAATTTTGTGTTTGGCTTATATTTTTTTGAGTTAACGGGATCTGCCTTCATCTTTGGTACATTAACAATTATTGGTCCTATAGTAAGCCTATTACTAACTCCAATAATGGCCAATATTGTAGATCGTATCAACCACAAAAAAATATTGATTTACTCACAATTACTTGCGGCTATTTTTCTTCTTATTTACGAACTTTTTTCTGTTCTTATTAGCTCTAAAAAGCTGCTACTAACTTATGTTTTAATGATTTTAATTCGGATTTGTGAGGAATTGTTTAGTGTCACCTTGAAAGCGACTGTCACGCAGCTAACCATTAAAAATAATTATCAAAAATTCAACAGTTTGATTCAATCCACTACGGCAACAGCAAACATTCTAGGCCCCATCTTGGGTGGCATTGCATACAGTTTAATTGATATAAACATATTTACATTAGGTAGTATTGCTCTTCTTCTAACATCAATACTTTTTACTCGCCATATTTACTTTGAATTTGAGCCTACTCAAGAAAAGCAAGAAAAGATAAACTTTCTTTCTGTCATAGACCTTATTAAACATCGTCCGGAAATCTTTTCCTTAATAATCATTGCAATGTTTCTTAACTTTTTTGCCTCTTCAATTAATATTGGATTACCTGTACTTATTTTGCAGAAATTAAAGTTATCGAAGTTAATTTATAGCTTTTTAGAGAGTCTAACTAGTATAGCTATGCTTGGCGGTGGCATGTTGCTTGTAGTTCTACAAATAAAAGATCAATTAAAATCTATTTATACTTCAATGTTAGCATTTACTATTATCTTAGTGCTATTTGGGATTCCTTTACAAAATTTCGGAGTATTTATTACGATTAGTTATATCAGTGTTCTCGTACTTTGTTTCGGTTTGATAATCGTCTTTGCGAATACTGCAATGACTACTTATTTGCAAGATACTGTACCAACTAATCAGCAGGGCGGAGTTTATTCAATTATCAATGCAATTTCTCAACTATTTGTCCCTTTAGGAGCACTGGGTTATGGACTATTATTTGATAAATTTGACTATACTTTTGTTTTTTTCATCTCAGGAATAAGTGCATTTTCCTTAGTTGTTCCATTACTACTTAGAGGCAAAAAGACTGTTCTTAAAGGAGATAAATCATGAAACCATATCTAATGCAAAGATCTACTGCAAAGATCTACTGGTTATCAATCAATCGGCCAGTCAAAAGATATCGACTTTAAATATTTGTTAAATGGTCAAAATACACCTATAAATTACTGGTCAGTCGAGGCCACCAATTTGTACGCTATGCGGACGACTGTAACATTTATGTCAAAAGTAAGCGTGCTGGTGAGCGAGTCCTGAGGAATATTACTAAATTCCTAGAAAACAGTTTAGAAGTGACAGTCAACAAGAAGAAAACAACGGTTGGGTCACCATTAAGACTAAAGTTCTTGGGATTTACGCTGGGTGTTGATCGAAATGGGGCGTATCCGCGTCCACATGGAATTGCCAAGCAATGTGTCAAACAGTCACTTAAAGTTATGACAGGTCGAAGCCGAAGTATCAGTTGGCAACAATTGATGAAAGAAATTCGTCAGAAAATGCGAGGATGGTTGCAATATTATGGGATTGGTAAGTTGAAGACGTTTATTCAGCAATTGGACACATGGCTTAGAAGTCGTATAAGACAATTGATTTGGAAACGTTGGAAAAAGGCCAAAACCCGAATTCGTCAACTGATGAAAATAGGCATGACAGTAGAGCAAGCCAAGACCAATGCCAATACCCGAAAGGACTATTGGAGAACAGCGCATAGTAAGACGATGTGCTATACGTATACGAATGAAAAGCTGGAGTGTTTTGGACAGATTTATCAGTCCAAGACACTCCAGCTTATTCAGAATACTTAAATTATTGAACCGCCGTATACGGATCCGTACGTACGGTGGTGTGAGAGGTCGGTAATTGAAATAATCAATTACCTCCTACTCGATTGATTATGGTATAGGGCTTTTAGGATGCTGTTGAGAATTTGCAATTAAGCCCGCCAACGCATGTTGTATTCTGGTTGATTCACGGCCTTATCGATCGATTGTCGATGAACTTGAAAGTCGCTGTGATGGTAAAACGCGACTGCTGAACGATTAGCCACATAGACATCAAGTTGTAGCTTGGATTGTTGTGTCTTAGCAGCGTTTAATAGTGCGGTTCCGACGCCCTGTTTTTGGGCTGTAGCGGTTACGAAGATACCCGCAATATAATTGCCTTGTAACCCCAGAAAGCCAATTAACTGGCCCGTCTCGATGGCAATAATCAAGCGTGCGGCCGGTAAAGCAGCCCGCACAGCTGGCAGTTGTTTGCGCCAATAGTCGGCTTTAACAAAGGGGTGGGCGGCCAAGTTCCCAGCCAGCCAAATCGCCATTAATTGATCTAATTGTGACTCAGTTGGTTGTTTCAACGTTTCGATTTGCATAGGATTTCCTTAGTGATGGATTAACAGTCGGACGCGATAGACTGCCGGAATTTTATTTAACGCGTCAATCAATTGTTGGCTACTTTCGTGATCGAGGTCGTCAACATCGATGATGGTGTAAGCCGTATGATCTTTAGCAGCATTGGCCATGGTGGCAATGTTTAGACCGGCCTCAGCCAATTTTGTCGTGATCTGGCTAACCATGTTGGGCACATTTTGATGCATCACCGTGAACCGGTAAGCGGCGTTAAAAGGCACGTTTAAAGTGGGTAAATTGATGGCGTATTGAACATTACCAGTCTCCAAATAAGTCATGATCGTGCGGGCAGCCTGGGTGGCGCCATTGACTTCTGCTTCCAGTGTTGAGCCCCCAATATGAGGCGTGACAGTCACTGCGGTTTGGTTCGCTAATTGGGGTTCACCAAAATCTGTGTAATAATGGGCCACTTGTCCAGCTTTGATCGCGGCGAGTACGGCAGTATTATCAACGATGCCACCGCGTGAGTAATTGAATAATTTGACTCCCGCTGGCATGGCGGCTAAATCCGCCGCACCAATCAGATTTAAGGTGTCTTTACTCTTAGGTACGTGAACGGTCACATAATCCGCGTTTTTGACAGCCATTTGTAAAGTTGCGGCTCGTTGGACTTGTTTGGAGATGTTCCACGCGGCATCCGCTGAAAGATAAGGATCGTAGCCAATAACGTGCATTCCTAAGTCTAAAGCAGCGTTCGCAACTAGTGAGCCAACGTGGCCTAAGCCAACAACGGCGAGTGTTTTTCCAAGGAGTTCTGTCCCGTTAAATTTGGTCTTATCGTGTTCCGTTCGTTGTGAAACATCCGCTTCGGTATGTTCAGCCGAATAGTCAGCGGCGGCGATTAAATTTCGTGAGGCGATGACCAGTAAAGCGATGACCAGTTCTTTGACCGCGTTGGCATTGCTACCAGGCGTGTTAAATACCGCCGTCCCATTAGTCGTGGCAACTTCGAGGGGAATATTATTGACTCCTGCACCGGCCCGCGCGATGACCTTGAGTGAGCTAGGTAACGCTTGATGATGAAGGTCGACGGAACGAATCAAATAAGCATCTGGTTGGTCGGATTGATTAAGGGCATAGTTGCTAGTGAAAGTATCGAGTCCAGCTTGGGCAATCGCATTATAAGTTTTAATTTGATACATTTTAGTTTTCTCCTTTAGCATGGTTAGCTTCAAATGTTGCGAGATAATCAACAAGAGCCTGGACACCGGCCAGTGGCATGGCATTATATAGACTTGCACGCATGCCACCAACTAATCGGTGACCCTTTAAGTTTAATAAACCTTGTTTAGTGGCACCCGCAATCACTTGCGCGTCAATCGCGGGGTCGCCGGTGACAAAGGGCACGTTCATCATTGAACGATCGGCCGGTTTCACGTGACAGGTGAATAATTTTGACTGATCTAAGAAATCATAAAGCAGGGCGGCTTTAACTTGATTACGTTTAGCGATGACGGTCAGACCGCCTTGGGCTTTGAGCCATTTCAACACGAGCCCTGCAGCATAGATGGCGAATACGGGTGGTGTGTTGAACATTGAACGTTTATCGGCAAAAAGCTGATAATCCAGCATGCTTGGTAAGTTTTGCGCTTGACCAATGAGATCTTCACGAACGATGACGATTGTTAAACCAGCGGGGCCAAGATTCTTTTGTGCGCCGGCAAAAATCATGCCAAAATCAGTGACGTTGTAAACTTGACCTAGAAAGTTTGAGGACATATCCGCGACTAACGGCACCCGTCCCGTTTGCGGCAAAGTGGTATAAGCCGTCCCTTCAATGGTGTTGTTCGTTGTGAGGTGAACGTAATCTAGGGCTTGATCGACCGGTGCGTTCAAGGTTGGTAGCGCGGTAAAATGATTACCCGCCGCCGTCGCCAGAATATCAACTTGGGTCTTGACCCGCCGTGCTTCATCGGCGGCGCGACTAGCCCAATGACCACTGTCGAGTAGGCCAATATGATGATGTTTGGTGGCTAAGTTCAAAGGGGCTGCGGTGAATTGCAAGGTCCCGCCGCCTTGGAAAAAGAGTACCCGGTAATTGTCGGGAATCTGCATCAGCTCACGCAGATCGGCTTCAGCATCGTTAATGACTTGATCAAATAGTTGAGAGCGATGGGAGATCTCCATGATACTCATCCCAGAGCCTTGAAATGATGGTAATTCAGCCTGAATTTGATCAATAACTGGCTTAGGCATGACAGCCGGACCAGCAGAAAAGTTATACGTTGTCATAAAAAAATCCCTACTTTCAAATTTAATCATTTATTAACTACAAAAAAAGTCCTAATGGTCATGATTGACCACGAGGACGGTTGATTTCAGTAATAGTTCGGCCCTCGTCATCGAATGTTAGTGGACATCCGTGTTCGGGCTGCATAAGTTCAGACGAATTTAGGCCGACACAGATGTTTGTGTTGACCAGGAGGAGACGATTAAGTTAGCATTACGATTGATAAACATACTGACCACTCCTAAAATTTCGTTGCCTTAAATCTACCAAGTTGGTAAACTTTTGTCAAGACGAAAAATTAGAAATATTAATCTAAGTATTAGAAGTACGTGAATTCTTTTAACGAAATATTAATTTGAAAGTGAGGTAGTTTACGTTATGACAACCTTTTACATTGTTCGCCACGGTCAAACGACCGCCAATGCGCAGGATTTGAAGCAAGGAACGATCAATACGGCCATCACGCACCTGAATGCGGTGGGGGAACAACAAGCACAGGCCCTACAAGCGTCGTTTGATATCAGCTTTGCGGACCGCTTGATCTGTAGCCCGTTAGCGCGGACACAAGAAACTGCGGCAATTTTGAACCATGGCCGTGATTTACCAATCAAAACGGATGACCGCTTGCTAGAAATTTCATATGGACAGTGGGATGGCTTGAAAAATGATGATTTGAAGGCCAAGTATCCGCAGTGTTTTGATGCCGCGTTACAAGATGTTTTGCCGCAATACGTTGAAGTTGCGACCAAAGGGGAGACCTTTGATCACGTGATTGCCCGGGTTCAGCGTTTTCTAACGGAGACTGCCAAGCAGTTTCCAAACGAAAAAATCGTGGTGGTAACGCATGGCTTCACGGTGAAAGCGATGGCGCTCGCGGTGCTACAACCGCGTGATCTGATGAGTTTTCCAGAACCGGAAAATACTAGTGTGACTAAAATTACGGTGGATGCAGGATTAAACCGGTCTTATCTGACTTATTACAATCGGCAAGTGGGCTACTAGTGAGCCTAACATCGTACTAGGAGGTATGTTAATTATGACAAAATATGAATGGCGCAAACAAGACCGTGCGTTGTATTTACCGAAAGCTGAGCCAACGCCGCTACACGTGCCAACGTTCAATTATTATACGATTGCCGGCCATGGTGATCCCAATGCGGCGGATTTTGGTGAGCGGACGGCGGCCTTGTATCAAGCCGCTTACGGGATTCGGATGATGCCGAAAAGTGGTCTAACACCGGCCGGCTATTATGAATACACGGTTTTTCCATTAGAGGGACTATGGACACTTGATCCTGCTAATGTCCGAGCTGACGGCAACTTTGATAAAGCTGATTTAGACTATCAGCTGATGTTACGTCAACCTGATTTTGTGACGCCCGCTTTAGCTGCCGAAAATATTGCGCGGGTGCAAGCGAAGAAAGCTGAGCCATTATTGATGGCGGTTAAGTTTGAAGCGTTGACGGATGGCGACTGTTTGCAAATCTTGCATCGCGGGTCATACGATGATGAACCCGCGACATTCCAACGATTAGCGGACTATGCTGCCGACCGTCAATGGGAACGGCGTACGTTGGCACATAAAGAAATTTATTTGTCTGATCCGCGTCGAACCGTGGCGGCTAAACGTCAAACCGTCTTGCGTTGGCTCATGACGCCACCAAAAGCTTAACGAATCCGCGATTTGGTTCTACAATGGACTATGTTGACTTGGGTCACCCTAGCCTGTTGCTCTCGGGCCCAAGTTGGAACACGTTAGTAGCAGCAACAGCAGACATCACATATCTGCAAACTCCTAAGTGAAGGCAATCCTGACGTTTCGCGAGGACTGCCTTTTTATTTTTGGCAAATTATCATAAAATAATTCTATTAACCAGAGGAGGAAAAAACAATGGCATTTTCAGCAGCCACGACCCGTTATGAGACGTTACCCATTCGACGGGTCGGTAAGACCGGGTTACAATTACCGGCAATTTCATTAGGATTATGGCGCAACTTTGGTGACGAAGCGCCGTTTGAAAATTCACGACGGGTGGTTT from Lactiplantibacillus brownii encodes:
- a CDS encoding histidine phosphatase family protein; this encodes MTTFYIVRHGQTTANAQDLKQGTINTAITHLNAVGEQQAQALQASFDISFADRLICSPLARTQETAAILNHGRDLPIKTDDRLLEISYGQWDGLKNDDLKAKYPQCFDAALQDVLPQYVEVATKGETFDHVIARVQRFLTETAKQFPNEKIVVVTHGFTVKAMALAVLQPRDLMSFPEPENTSVTKITVDAGLNRSYLTYYNRQVGY
- a CDS encoding GNAT family N-acetyltransferase, with product MQIETLKQPTESQLDQLMAIWLAGNLAAHPFVKADYWRKQLPAVRAALPAARLIIAIETGQLIGFLGLQGNYIAGIFVTATAQKQGVGTALLNAAKTQQSKLQLDVYVANRSAVAFYHHSDFQVHRQSIDKAVNQPEYNMRWRA
- a CDS encoding MFS transporter is translated as MLRNISLISATNILFNLSVTTLNFVFGLYFFELTGSAFIFGTLTIIGPIVSLLLTPIMANIVDRINHKKILIYSQLLAAIFLLIYELFSVLISSKKLLLTYVLMILIRICEELFSVTLKATVTQLTIKNNYQKFNSLIQSTTATANILGPILGGIAYSLIDINIFTLGSIALLLTSILFTRHIYFEFEPTQEKQEKINFLSVIDLIKHRPEIFSLIIIAMFLNFFASSINIGLPVLILQKLKLSKLIYSFLESLTSIAMLGGGMLLVVLQIKDQLKSIYTSMLAFTIILVLFGIPLQNFGVFITISYISVLVLCFGLIIVFANTAMTTYLQDTVPTNQQGGVYSIINAISQLFVPLGALGYGLLFDKFDYTFVFFISGISAFSLVVPLLLRGKKTVLKGDKS
- a CDS encoding phosphoglycerate dehydrogenase, which encodes MYQIKTYNAIAQAGLDTFTSNYALNQSDQPDAYLIRSVDLHHQALPSSLKVIARAGAGVNNIPLEVATTNGTAVFNTPGSNANAVKELVIALLVIASRNLIAAADYSAEHTEADVSQRTEHDKTKFNGTELLGKTLAVVGLGHVGSLVANAALDLGMHVIGYDPYLSADAAWNISKQVQRAATLQMAVKNADYVTVHVPKSKDTLNLIGAADLAAMPAGVKLFNYSRGGIVDNTAVLAAIKAGQVAHYYTDFGEPQLANQTAVTVTPHIGGSTLEAEVNGATQAARTIMTYLETGNVQYAINLPTLNVPFNAAYRFTVMHQNVPNMVSQITTKLAEAGLNIATMANAAKDHTAYTIIDVDDLDHESSQQLIDALNKIPAVYRVRLLIHH
- a CDS encoding helix-turn-helix domain-containing protein, whose product is MKKIGESIRLIRKQRKLTQSMVYTGIISRNFASRFENGLSGIETSKFFEILKRLNVSPNEFEYIHYRNNEYKFKKMLRDIDNASSSNNFSELKCIYEQYHLEDSLDSQMISALAYVKIYVHGNNPLNMQLEPTYPLKIHLLESSEWSLIEFREFVDGIFIFRLENFNLDLCMNRAVKAYSKYKNLVDSKVEIDQNMGSIILNYLQIQLTNKKYNFINNYLKLSHTFVIELTDFTAVLTLKFSDLLFNLYFDYDLNHARTECYEFLRTLQKLKFPDFRVFQAIYNYHLSLSETYHRQRI
- the serC gene encoding 3-phosphoserine/phosphohydroxythreonine transaminase gives rise to the protein MTTYNFSAGPAVMPKPVIDQIQAELPSFQGSGMSIMEISHRSQLFDQVINDAEADLRELMQIPDNYRVLFFQGGGTLQFTAAPLNLATKHHHIGLLDSGHWASRAADEARRVKTQVDILATAAGNHFTALPTLNAPVDQALDYVHLTTNNTIEGTAYTTLPQTGRVPLVADMSSNFLGQVYNVTDFGMIFAGAQKNLGPAGLTIVIVREDLIGQAQNLPSMLDYQLFADKRSMFNTPPVFAIYAAGLVLKWLKAQGGLTVIAKRNQVKAALLYDFLDQSKLFTCHVKPADRSMMNVPFVTGDPAIDAQVIAGATKQGLLNLKGHRLVGGMRASLYNAMPLAGVQALVDYLATFEANHAKGEN
- a CDS encoding GyrI-like domain-containing protein — its product is MTKYEWRKQDRALYLPKAEPTPLHVPTFNYYTIAGHGDPNAADFGERTAALYQAAYGIRMMPKSGLTPAGYYEYTVFPLEGLWTLDPANVRADGNFDKADLDYQLMLRQPDFVTPALAAENIARVQAKKAEPLLMAVKFEALTDGDCLQILHRGSYDDEPATFQRLADYAADRQWERRTLAHKEIYLSDPRRTVAAKRQTVLRWLMTPPKA
- a CDS encoding peptide ABC transporter substrate-binding protein; translation: MKWKLVSTAVAVTATAGFLLTGCGTKSSSATSSTSGDLAKSQVLNWSENGQDLSTLDPSLAVDVISGTMINNSQEGLYRLGNNSKVTPGIATSTKVSKDKKTYTFTLRKNAKWSNGDQVTANDFVYGWRRTVNPKTASQYAYLYSGIKNADKITNGKAKASSLGIKADGKYKLTVTLEKPIQYFKLLMGFVVFFPQNQHAVEKYGKQYGTSSSKMVYNGPFKMTGWQGTNSTWTLVKNNQYWDKTHVHLTKIHDQVVKSTTTGFNLFQSGKLDMATLSGQQVKNEKHNKKLVIRKSSRLNYLELNQKKVKELSNKKLRQAMSLTLNRKQLVNNVLGDGSVTPQGFVTAGLANDPTTGKDFATENKVASAVSYNPTKAKKLWKAGLAEVGKKKLTLTLTHDDTDQMKALSEYLQGQLEKELPGLTVKSVTVPYKTRIAREVAGNFELVISAWQADFADPISDLGIMTSTNDYNFGKWTNKSYDEAINTANSTTSTKARWAALAKAEKEIGTDQGVAPLSQNVVAQMVNPKLKGLVYNTAGINYNFKEAYMAK